Proteins encoded by one window of Lathyrus oleraceus cultivar Zhongwan6 chromosome 1, CAAS_Psat_ZW6_1.0, whole genome shotgun sequence:
- the LOC127103203 gene encoding glycolate oxidase, with the protein MVNITNVSEYEAIAKEKLPKMIYDYFASGAEDEWTLKENRNAFSRIMFRPRILIDVSKIDLTTTVLGFKISMPIMIAPTAAQKMAHPEGEYATARAASAAGTIMTLSSWATSSIEEIVSTGPGIRFLQLYLLKDRNMVTHLVRRAEKAGFKAILLTADSPVIGRREADIKNRFILPSYLRMKNFEVMDLEKLYKIKDNGGLISVTNGLYDQSLTWKDVKWLQTITPLPILVKGVLTAQDGKLMLTLMFMLEDGKEVPLPSTSMVSISDVSGVTRNGRVFSAQPKSHEDIVKRTVVNPDGPVGTSSPNNYVLVIKGVDPVDVKNNNTPILVGQTGILKEDGDEILRLIKRSEAL; encoded by the exons ATGGTGAATATAACAAATGTGAGCGAGTATGAAGCAATTGCAAAGGAAAAGTTGCCAAAGATGATTTATGATTACTTTGCGTCAGGGGCAGAGGATGAGTGGACTTTGAAAGAGAATCGGAATGCATTCTCAAGGATTAT GTTCAGGCCACGTATTCTTATCGATGTAAGCAAGATAGATTTGACAACAACTGTCTTAGGCTTCAAAATATCAATGCCTATCATGATTGCTCCTACAGCCGCGCAAAAGATGGCTCACCCTGAAG GAGAATACGCTACTGCTAGAGCAGCATCAGCAGCTGGCACCATCATG ACACTATCCTCATGGGCTACTTCCAGCATTGAGGAGATTGTTTCAACAGGACCTGGCATTCGCTTCCTCCAACTCTAT CTGCTTAAAGACCGAAATATGGTTACTCATCTTGTGAGAAGAGCTGAAAAGGCTGGTTTCAAGGCAATTCTCCTTACTGCAGACTCTCCGGTCATTGGTCGTAGAGAGGCTGACATAAAAAATAG ATTTATACTGCCATCATATCTGAGAATGAAGAACTTTGAAGTCATGGATCTTGAAAAGTTGTATAAG ATTAAAGACAATGGTGGTCTCATCTCTGTGACTAATGGTCTATATGACCAATCACTCACCTGGAAG GATGTAAAATGGCTTCAAACAATCACCCCATTGCCCATTTTAGTGAAGGGAGTACTTACGGCTCAAGATGGtaaacttatgttaactttaatgt TCATGCTAGAGGATGGAAAGGAGGTGCCATTGCCCTCAACTTCTATGGTGAGCATTTCAGATGTCAGTGGAGTGACCCGTaatggtcgtgttttctcggctcagccgaaatcccatgagGACATTGTGAAAAGAACTGTTGTTAATCCTGAtggtcccgtggggacttcttctccAAATAATTATGTTCTTGTTATTAAAGGTGTTGACCCTGTTGATGTTAAGAATAATAATACTCCTATCTTGGTGGGCCAGACTGGCATcttgaaagaggatggtgatgagataTTGAGGCTCATTAAAAGGAGCGAAGCTTTGTAG